In the genome of Microplitis demolitor isolate Queensland-Clemson2020A chromosome 5, iyMicDemo2.1a, whole genome shotgun sequence, the window agTTGTAGTTGCTGATGAATTATCATCAGTTGCATtacaatcatttatttcaatagTTAAATCCGCTGGTATATCAACAgcggaatttattttttcagcatAACCTCCACTGGACATTCCGTAGCGATTCAATTGAACAATCAGAACATTTGGACATCTACGAAATGACGTTGAGACGTAATGTTTTTCAGACTGGCACTTTGGGCAAGTGACAGAACGTTCTTCTGGTTCCATGCTTTTTAAAATCGCTGATGACAAATCAATTGCTGGTGATGCTGATGAGTCTGCTGAAATGACAGTCACttcttcattattttgatTGCTTGGCAAGTCAATGTAGAGCATCAGGTTGTCGATGTTGCGCTTCCGatgttttttacaattttgacAAATGGAATGCTCTATCATGGGCAACAGAAAGCATTCATCGATAGGATTGTTTGATGtctcatcatcattatcaggAGTCTTGTCATCTTTATCTTTGATTGAATCGTCACGTGCTCCGACTATTGCATTAGCGACAGCATTGCCGTTGATCGGTTTCAGTGGAGACAAAGTAGCCAGAGGCGGTCGCTTTGATggtgatgatggtgatgatggtgatgatgccGGACGCGAAATGTCTTTAGACGATATCTTTTGGTGATTCTCTGGTACGTTTTCCATCTCTTCGTTTGATTGAGCAGACAGCTGTTCGTATTCGGTCTTAacataattaagtaaaatcatcaaaaattcTGATACGTCTTGTTGGTTTTTAGATGGATATGACTCATCAAGTATTGCCAGTtcttctttgaattttttaaccgTCTGATGAATCTTCTCCGTGTTCTTGGATCCTTCGCGCCAGAACCACTGGACGGCTACCAATGTCTTGGTCAACTTCGACAACCGGACAACCAAATTCCGGTCGATGTTTTCAATAAACGGTAGCACGAACAGTGCGTGCAGAGTCGCGTTGAGCCAGCAACGATTTTCACCAGGGGGATTCGGAAACCCTGTCATATAATAAGCTGCCTCGGGTGCTTGGTACTCGCTAAATGTATCTGTCCTAAATGTATCTGTCCAGCCTTGCACCAAGTTGTCATACGCAAGTTCAtctttattattcaattcCTCTTGGTACTGATGACTTTCAAGCTCATCATGTTGattaaaattctcattttgattctgattattattttgacacTGATTCGAATTGTTCTGGCTCTGATTCTGATAAGGATCGATAACACCAACGACTGCTGCAGCAGCTTTTTGATGACTGACAGTTGAACTTTCTTCAGGAGATTCTTTTATAGCCATAGCTGAACTATTGTTATCTTTCAATGATTTAGCAGCACTGGCTAATCTTCCGCCTAAACCAGGACGTCTTCGTTTTTTACAATCGATATTATCAACCTTAGCTACTTTCGACTCAACTTCAGCAGATGTTTCAATAAATACTTTGCAATATTTGTTACTATTTGACGCTACAAATTTATCCGTAAGTTCATCATCGATTATCATAAACTCTTCATCATCCGGCAATGAATTCTTACCAACTTCAGCTACCGGCTCTCTTTTAATTCCCAACGATGCACTCGTGTTTTCACTTGCTGAACTTTTACCGCAACTTTCAATGAACTGtgcgctattttttttaattatattaccaACAGATTTGACTTTACTTCTTGAAAACACGTTATACTTGTGGCAATTCTTCCATGACTTTGATACTTTTTTCACtgttacaattaaaaataattataaataaccatccaaatttattaattaacgagcgtataaattaaatgatactgaagttagtcgacgtctattaatttttggtttttttttcatttataaattacaaaaaaaaatcttgttttttaaattttccatgaCACTGAAGTTATCCGgagtctaataattttttgaatttttttttcaaatatttaaaaaattgcacttatagttttttttactttctacatgtgcattttttttggtaatttatttattgaaaaaaaatcaaaaaattgttaattgtctatGAAATTCAGGATCACATATTTTTACACGcgcgtattttaaattttttgaattttgaaatttattagttgataaaaaaaattaaaaaatttgatattcgTGGATATAAAACTTACATAGACGACGTGGTGATCGTGAATTTTGATTTGCTGG includes:
- the LOC103579367 gene encoding uncharacterized protein LOC103579367, producing the protein MLSVATNTPTVHHHYKSISPTAPANQNSRSPRRLLKKVSKSWKNCHKYNVFSRSKVKSVGNIIKKNSAQFIESCGKSSASENTSASLGIKREPVAEVGKNSLPDDEEFMIIDDELTDKFVASNSNKYCKVFIETSAEVESKVAKVDNIDCKKRRRPGLGGRLASAAKSLKDNNSSAMAIKESPEESSTVSHQKAAAAVVGVIDPYQNQSQNNSNQCQNNNQNQNENFNQHDELESHQYQEELNNKDELAYDNLVQGWTDTFRTDTFSEYQAPEAAYYMTGFPNPPGENRCWLNATLHALFVLPFIENIDRNLVVRLSKLTKTLVAVQWFWREGSKNTEKIHQTVKKFKEELAILDESYPSKNQQDVSEFLMILLNYVKTEYEQLSAQSNEEMENVPENHQKISSKDISRPASSPSSPSSPSKRPPLATLSPLKPINGNAVANAIVGARDDSIKDKDDKTPDNDDETSNNPIDECFLLPMIEHSICQNCKKHRKRNIDNLMLYIDLPSNQNNEEVTVISADSSASPAIDLSSAILKSMEPEERSVTCPKCQSEKHYVSTSFRRCPNVLIVQLNRYGMSSGGYAEKINSAVDIPADLTIEINDCNATDDNSSATTTVHKFKPICIIAHVGSAMDCGHYTSYAKHDHQWFHYNDMDVTPMTETEALTAAQTTAYLVFFVNVEPSLTASSDLNNDNLPGKLDENPSL